From Salvia splendens isolate huo1 chromosome 3, SspV2, whole genome shotgun sequence, a single genomic window includes:
- the LOC121794727 gene encoding amino acid transporter AVT1D-like — MKQLEEEFGMDRAIEIETDDEDDEAERVCHDNEDDNESDITGLSHVPSHDFMDPDIAPSWPQSYRQSMDMYTSVTPSVSFIKGSSFLLQTEKRSQATDIESSLSKHLFSATNSDIDIVPTSIPPIMMSSVSVFGASISELSMPQQCSYSQSLLNATNALCGIGILSTPFALKEGGWIGILLLFLFGIIACYTGILLKRCLESSSQLQTYPDIGQAAFGLGGRICIAIILYIELYSSCVEFLIMMSDNLSATFPNAQVDIAGIHLNAYQTCAIVATLVILPTVWLRNLSLLSYVSICGVLTLALVVMCLVWVGVVSDIGFNPSGKALNFSHLPITIGIYSFCYGGHSVFPNIYSSMEDPSRFPSVLAISFAISGFLYAGVAVLGFLMFGEATDPQFTLNLPTKLIASKIAGWAVVVAPLTKFGLSMTPVALALEELLPPDQLASHTAPILIRTSLVVSTLIVALTVPYFGSMMALIGSLLIMLMSLVLPCACYMRIESGRLTNFQITVCSIVMGVGICCAAIGTYSAVASMGT, encoded by the exons ATGAAGCAGCTTGAAGAAGAATTCGGAATGGATCGCGCGATTGAGATTGAAACAGACGATGAAGATGATGAGGCTGAGAGGGTTTGCCACGACAATGAGGATGATAATGAATCTGATATCACTGGCCTTTCACATGTCCCTTCACATGATTTCATGGATCCTGATATTGCTCCCTCTTGGCCTCAAAGCTACAG GCAGTCAATGGACATGTACACTAGCGTGACCCCGTCGGTCAGCTTCATCAAAGGAAGTTCGTTCTTGCTTCAGACAGAGAAAAGATCACAGGCAACAGATATTGAATCCTCATTGTCTAAGCACTTGTTTTCCGCAACCAATTCAGACATAGATATAGTTCCTACCTCGATTCCTCCTATAATGATGTCTTCTGTCTCTGTTTTTGGGGCTTCTATCAGTGAACTGTCGATGCCCCAACAATGTTCGTATTCTCAATCACTTCTCAATG CAACAAATGCTTTGTGTGGCATTGGGATTCTTTCAACTCCTTTTGCACTGAAAGAGGGGGGTTGGATTGGTATCTTGCTTCTCTTTCTGTTTGGAATCATTGCGTGTTATACCGGGATCTTGTTGAAGAGATGTCTCGAAAGCTCGTCTCAACTGCAAACTTATCCTGATATAGGACAGGCTGCTTTTGGATTAGGTGGTAGAATATGCATTGCT ATAATCCTCTATATAGAGCTCTAT TCTTCATGTGTGGAATTCTTGATCATGATGAGTGATAACCTGTCTGCTACCTTCCCAAATGCGCAAGTGGATATCGCTGGAATCCATCTCAACGCGTATCAAACTTGTGCCATTGTTGCAACCCTTGTGATTCTTCCAACAGTGTGGCTCAGAAACCTCAGCTTGTTGTCATATGTTTCAA TTTGTGGAGTTTTGACTTTGGCCCTTGTAGTCATGTGTTTGGTTTGGGTTGGTGTGGTTTCTGATATCGGATTCAATCCAAGCGGAAAGGCATTGAACTTCTCACACTTACCTATCACCATTGGTATATACAGCTTCTGCTATGGCGGCCATTCTGTCTTCCCCAACATCTATTCGTCCATGGAAGACCCCTCTCGGTTCCCTTCTGTTCTCGCAATTAG CTTTGCAATTTCTGGTTTCCTCTACGCGGGGGTTGCAGTTTTGGGCTTTCTCATGTTTGGTGAAGCCACAGATCCTCAGTTCACACTAAACCTTCCTACCAAACTCATTGCTTCCAAGATTGCTGGATGGGCTGTG GTTGTAGCCCCTCTCACAAAGTTCGGGTTGTCAATGACACCCGTGGCACTAGCCCTCGAGGAGCTGCTGCCCCCGGATCAACTTGCTTCCCACACTGCGCCAATACTAATCAGAACAAGCTTGGTAGTCTCGACCTTGATCGTGGCATTGACAGTACCTTACTTTG GATCCATGATGGCCCTTATAGGATCTTTGCTTATCATGCTAATG TCTCTAGTCTTACCTTGTGCTTGCTATATGAGAATAGAGAGTGGGAGATTAACTAATTTTCAG ATTACAGTTTGTTCCATTGTAATGGGTGTGGGAATTTGCTGTGCAGCAATCGGAACGTATTCAGCAGTGGCAAGTATGGGTACATAA
- the LOC121796820 gene encoding zinc finger MYM-type protein 1-like, with protein MGVVVRYVDKNGCVIERFLGVVHVSDTTATSLEKALDYLLSTYDLSISSLRGQGYDGASNMRGEFNGLKSLILKRNSSAYYVHCFAHQLQLTIVAVAKKHKIVGSFYNSISRLCNTVGGSCKRRDILREKQRENIIKEIASDEISTGRRLNQEMSLKRPGDTRWSSHYGTLVNLIHLYSSIVDVLEYVGENGHDDSIRAEADDVLEIINSFEFVFVLNLMKQILGITHELSQVIQKKDQDIVNAMNLVKVAKSRLQIMREKDWDVLLADVSKFCSKYELDVLDMEDEFVARKKGRRRAEKMKNLHYYRVELFCSVIDLQAQELNQRFDEVNTDLVLCMSCFDPRDLFSAFDLEKLLRLARYYPSEFSEVALSELKSQLENFIFDVRIDEKFSQISGISGLAQKMVSTRKHEVFPMVYSLVKLSLILPVATASVEIAFSAMKIIKTSLSVSEDEE; from the exons ATGGGTGTTGTGGTGCGATATGTGGACAAGAATGGATGTGTTATAGAACGTTTTCTTGGTGTTGTTCATGTTAGTGATACAACTGCAACCTCACTTGAGAAAGCACTTGATTATTTGTTATCTACTTATGATTTAAGTATATCTAGTTTGAGAGGTCAAGGATATGATGGCGCAAGCAACATGAGAGGAGAATTCAATGGGTTGAAGAGTTTGATACTCAAGAGAAATTCCAGTGCTTATTATGTACATTGCTTTGCTCATCAGCTTCAGCTCACGATTGTTGCTGTTgctaaaaaacataaaattgtcGGATCTTTTTATAATTCTATCTCTCGTTTGTGTAATACTGTTGGAGGTTCTTGTAAGCGCAGAGATATACTTCGGGAGAAACAGAGAGAGAATATTATTAAAGAGATTGCAAGTGATGAAATAAGCACAGGAAGAAGACTAAATCAAGAAATGTCATTGAAGCGACCTGGAGATACTCGTTGGAGTTCACATTACGGTACTCTTGTCAACTTGATACATTTATATTCTTCTATTGTTGATGTTCTTGAGTATGTTGGGGAGAATGGTCATGACGATTCAATAAGGGCTGAAGCTGATGATGTGCtagaaattataaatagttttgAGTTTGTCTTTGTGTTAAATCTTATGAAGCAAATCTTGGGAATCACACATGAACTCTCCCAAGTGATACAAAAGAAAGATCAAGACATTGTTAATGCGATGAATCTTGTCAAGGTAGCAAAATCACGTCTGCAAATAATGAGGGAAAAAGATTGGGATGTATTGCTTGCTGATGTTTCTAAGTTTTGTAGCAAATATGAACTGGATGTGCTTGACATGGAAGATGAGTTTGTAGCTCGAAAAAAAGGAAGACGTAGAgctgagaaaatgaagaatctcCACTATTATCGAGTTGAGCTCTTTTGTTCTGTTATTGACTTGCAAGCTCAAGAGTTGAATCAACGTTTTGACGAAGTCAACACAGACTTAGTTTTATGCATGTCATGTTTTGATCCTAGGGActtattttctgcatttgattTGGAGAAGCTGCTTCGTCTTGCACGATATTATCCTTCTGAATTTTCTGAAGTTGCTTTGTCCGAGCTTAAAAGTCAACTTGAGAACTTTATTTTCGATGTGCGCATAGATGAAAAGTTTTCACAAATATCAGGAATCAGTGGTCTTGCTCAAAAGATGGTTTCTACAAGGAAACATGAAGTTTTTCCAATGGTTTATTCATTAGTTAAGTTGTCATTGATCTTACCAGTTGCCACTGCATCAGTAGAAATAGCCTTTTCAGCAATGAAGATCATCAAGACTTCTCTAT CGgtttcagaagatgaagaatag
- the LOC121793591 gene encoding aspartic proteinase PCS1, producing the protein MRKIHILLLSLLVSVSVSVSATQFWVPKSKRANKILVLPLKTQSKLPFTHNVTLTVSLAVGTPPQNVTMVLDTGSELSWLQCNTTQRDRPAFDPTRSVSYTPVACSSPTCTTQTQDFSIPASCDARNLCHAVLSYADASSSEGNLAFDNFTIAGSKFPGTIFGCMDSGSTTNPEEDSKTTGLMGMNRGSLSFISQMGFKKFSYCISASDLSGILLFGDSNYTWLLPLNYTPLIQISTPLPYFNRVAYTVQLEGIKVSENLLQLPKSIFEPDHTGAGQTMVDSGTQFTFLLSPAYTALRNEFINQTGGILRVLEDPDFVFQGAFDLCFRVPLNSTGLPELPAVSLVFRGAQITLSGARLLYRVPGEIRGSDAVHCLTFGNSELLGMEAYIIGHHHQQNVWMEFDLEKSRIGVAQVQCDLAGQRFGIRH; encoded by the coding sequence ATGAGGAAGATCCACATTCTCCTCTTGTCTCTCTTGGTATCAGTATCAGTATCAGTATCAGCAACGCAATTCTGGGTTCCGAAATCGAAGCGCGCTAACAAAATCCTGGTTCTACCCTTAAAAACCCAAAGCAAGCTCCCATTCACACACAACGTGACGCTCACCGTTTCATTGGCTGTCGGCACGCCCCCACAGAACGTTACCATGGTCCTCGACACAGGCAGCGAGCTATCCTGGCTACAGTGCAACACCACCCAGAGAGACCGCCCCGCTTTCGACCCGACCCGCTCCGTCTCCTACACCCCCGTCGCCTGCTCCTCCCCCACCTGCACCACCCAAACCCAAGACTTCTCCATCCCCGCCTCCTGCGACGCCAGAAACCTCTGCCACGCCGTCCTCTCCTACGCCGACGCCTCCTCCTCCGAGGGCAATCTCGCCTTCGACAACTTCACCATTGCCGGGTCGAAATTCCCGGGTACGATATTCGGGTGCATGGATTCGGGCTCCACCACCAACCCGGAAGAGGATTCCAAAACAACCGGGTTGATGGGCATGAACCGCGGATCCCTCTCCTTTATCTCCCAAATGGGCTTTAAAAAATTCTCCTATTGCATTTCCGCTTCCGATTTGTCTGGTATTTTGCTCTTCGGCGACTCCAATTACACGTGGCTTCTCCCGTTGAATTACACTCCTTTAATCCAGATTTCTACCCCTCTCCCATATTTCAACCGAGTGGCTTACACGGTCCAGCTGGAGGGCATTAAGGTCTCGGAAAATTTGCTCCAGTTACCCAAATCCATATTCGAACCCGACCACACCGGGGCGGGTCAGACCATGGTCGACTCCGGCACCCAATTCACTTTCCTCCTCTCCCCGGCCTACACCGCCTTGAGGAACGAGTTTATAAACCAAACCGGAGGCATATTGCGGGTCTTGGAGGATCCGGATTTTGTGTTTCAAGGCGCGTTTGATTTGTGTTTTCGGGTGCCTTTAAATTCGACGGGCTTGCCCGAATTGCCCGCCGTGAGTTTGGTGTTTCGGGGCGCTCAGATAACGTTGTCTGGCGCCCGTTTACTTTATCGGGTCCCGGGCGAGATCCGGGGGAGCGACGCGGTGCATTGCTTGACTTTTGGGAATTCGGAGCTGTTAGGGATGGAGGCGTACATCATAGGGCATCATCATCAGCAAAATGTGTGGATGGAATTCGATCTCGAGAAGTCGAGGATTGGAGTGGCGCAAGTGCAATGTGATTTGGCCGGACAAAGATTCGGGATTCGTCATTAG